A DNA window from Synechococcus sp. UW179A contains the following coding sequences:
- a CDS encoding ABC transporter ATP-binding protein gives MPFQSQTLTNLRKLLAYLPRRRNQQLLVVMVAAFFQGVMDVFLVALLARLVGLLAGNNLQDKIPGIKVFGGALLDQAGWIVALLILTFWLASGVRFGVSLMQSLLSAEIWNDLVNRVYLTLMRQEYEFFVGGRSKGIALQFNRIFNNVSTGVIAPLITSSGNLVSILSLITGIVLVLGVKAFIIFSLMVFSYVVASRLITPYLRLATKQKIRYRKRISMILSESIGSMREVQLYGAEGFFGSRFARDGGIAKRYDRISRLLPDIPRLVIEPAGITILFAVFITPSLWSGNLDSFQDTLPEISAILIALLRISGPLQSLFRSVNKLRGGLPQMEEALDLLQLNPDRLLLDSADVPSPNGLVPQRFIQLKKVSFSFRQSDVDVIHDIDLTIPSGSRIAFVGKTGSGKTTLAHLILGLYKPSNGSLCIDGIPVTAQELPAWQANCSFVPQNVRLTSGSVRDNVAFGQHSDSIDDARVWTSLEAAQFDDVVGGMPYGLYTMVGDDGAKLSGGQRQRLALARAFYREAKVLVLDEATSALDNKTEHDVMQALDIVGRRCTTIVIAHRLSTVKKCDRIYEIVDGRIVASGSFDELCERSESFREMTLFGAT, from the coding sequence ATGCCGTTTCAAAGCCAGACCTTGACCAACCTGCGCAAGCTGCTGGCTTATCTGCCTCGCCGGCGCAATCAGCAGCTCCTGGTGGTGATGGTGGCTGCCTTCTTTCAGGGGGTGATGGATGTTTTTCTGGTTGCCTTGCTGGCACGCCTGGTTGGATTGCTTGCCGGTAACAATCTGCAGGACAAGATTCCTGGGATCAAGGTTTTTGGTGGAGCCCTGTTGGACCAGGCGGGTTGGATCGTTGCTCTGCTGATCCTCACGTTCTGGCTTGCCTCTGGAGTGCGCTTCGGCGTCTCGCTGATGCAGAGCCTGCTCAGTGCCGAAATCTGGAATGACCTCGTGAACCGCGTCTACCTCACGCTGATGCGTCAGGAGTATGAGTTCTTCGTGGGAGGGAGGTCCAAAGGAATTGCTCTGCAGTTCAATCGGATTTTTAACAATGTTTCCACTGGAGTAATTGCTCCTTTAATCACCAGCTCTGGAAATCTTGTTTCGATTCTCTCTCTCATCACGGGAATTGTTCTCGTGTTGGGTGTTAAGGCATTCATCATTTTCTCATTAATGGTGTTTTCTTATGTGGTCGCTTCAAGGCTGATTACTCCCTATCTGCGTTTAGCGACGAAACAAAAAATACGTTATCGAAAGCGCATTTCAATGATTCTGAGTGAATCGATAGGATCAATGCGTGAGGTTCAGTTGTATGGAGCTGAAGGTTTTTTTGGGTCTCGGTTTGCAAGGGACGGTGGAATAGCAAAGCGTTATGACCGCATCAGCAGGCTGTTGCCGGATATTCCTCGATTGGTGATTGAACCTGCGGGAATCACAATCTTGTTTGCTGTATTTATAACGCCTTCTCTTTGGAGTGGAAATCTTGACTCTTTCCAGGATACTTTGCCGGAAATATCAGCGATTTTGATCGCACTGTTGAGAATTTCAGGGCCTTTGCAATCTCTGTTTCGTAGTGTCAATAAGCTTCGGGGTGGCCTGCCGCAAATGGAAGAAGCTCTCGATCTACTGCAACTGAATCCCGACCGGTTGCTGCTTGATTCGGCGGATGTTCCTTCCCCAAATGGTCTGGTGCCGCAGAGGTTTATTCAGCTCAAAAAAGTGAGCTTTTCTTTTCGGCAATCAGATGTTGATGTGATCCACGATATTGATCTAACGATTCCCAGCGGATCTAGGATTGCATTTGTTGGTAAAACCGGAAGCGGCAAAACTACGCTTGCTCATTTAATTCTTGGTTTGTACAAACCTTCGAATGGATCATTGTGCATCGACGGAATTCCTGTCACAGCCCAGGAGCTTCCAGCGTGGCAGGCTAATTGTTCGTTTGTGCCTCAAAACGTAAGGCTGACGAGTGGCAGTGTGCGAGACAATGTTGCCTTCGGACAGCATTCGGATTCGATCGATGATGCCCGTGTCTGGACCTCTCTTGAAGCCGCACAGTTCGATGATGTGGTGGGTGGAATGCCCTATGGGCTTTACACCATGGTGGGCGATGATGGAGCCAAGCTTTCTGGAGGGCAGCGTCAGAGACTGGCACTCGCCCGCGCCTTTTATCGAGAGGCCAAAGTTCTTGTGCTTGACGAAGCCACCAGCGCTCTTGATAACAAAACTGAGCATGACGTTATGCAGGCTCTCGATATCGTCGGTCGTCGCTGCACGACGATTGTGATCGCCCATCGTCTGTCCACAGTGAAGAAGTGCGATCGCATTTACGAAATCGTCGACGGTCGGATTGTGGCCAGCGGCAGTTTTGACGAGCTGTGTGAACGATCCGAGAGTTTCCGTGAAATGACCCTATTTGGCGCCACCTGA